The window TTAGatattcataatttattaatttggtaaggaggtgttttttcaattatacattcttcaaaaaaaaaaaaaaagtttacacTACCAAAATTTCAAGGGTAAGTTACATATTAGTCATTATTACccaactatttacaactatctCATGTTTataaagaattttttagaatatcaAGTACTTAAATAGTAAAAGCGGTTTtagcatatatttttttaaaaaacatagTGACTtaccatgttttttttttttgtgataaaaTGCTTCTATAttcattagatgaaaaaagTCCAAATACAATCAGAAAGacataaggaataaaaccttacaaaatccaTAAAGGGACAAAgacgactacaaagagcaagaaaaaaccataaaatgtataaaaaatacaaaaaacaatGAACCATATATTTCTTGGAAATCCAAATCCGTAGAAGAGCAACTGCAATCTGATCTTCATCATTCAGGCCCTTTCGAACATTCGGATCAGAGtcctttcttttgttgcaaccacataGATCTATTGATCcatgtataaaataaattatttccgctcttgctaaatccgaaaaggtataaataaaagaataattgGGAGCAGATACAATTCAGACAAATAGAGAAATCCGGAAAATATATGAACACTgattagaaaagaaaataacaaaaaaacacaaaatctaACCCGATTGGaggaggaaaaagaaagataaactttcttcttcttcctcaaagtAGATCAACAGAAACCGAGAAACTGagaagattttgatttggaaaagGAAGAATTAGAGATATCGGCAGTTTTTTCCTTTCAGAGAAACCGCCCAGAACAAATAACTATACATTtgataaaaacataataaaaatttcaaatttgatTTTACATGTAATTCCTCAAATTTCAATTTAGCACAAGGCCTCAAAATCTTTAAGACAGGCCTAGTACGATCTatatgaatatatatttttttttgataaatagAACCATATATTACGAACCAAAGGAAAATATGTCATTTTGAATATAAGATGAAACACAATTTAGGAAATCTTCACATAAGAATATATTACCTAACTAGATTTGTGatgcttaaaaaaaaaaggttttgcatgaaaataattaaagttgGAAAATCACATCAAGTAGTCATTAAAATTAGTGGTTAGAAAAAGGAGGAAGCTTGACCAAAACAATATTCATTATGAATCaaccacaaaaaaaaattcctgAATAATAATTGACTTGTCGGCTGATTTGATTTTCCAATTACAGATAACACATCTTTTCTGTGGAGACCCACTGAGCCCACCGCTGTTACTACTTGGCATATGTGCCACCACAGCATTTGTGAGCATGTGGATGCACAACGTGGCAGCCGCCGTCATGATGATGCCTGTAGCTACCGGAATCTTACAGCGTTTGCCGGCAGGTCCCGAGCATATCGAGAACAAGGAGGTAACCAACTTCTGCAAAGCAGTTGTACTAGGTGTTACATATTCGGCAGCTATTGGAGGGATGAGTACACTAACAGGGACAGGTGTCAACTTGATATTGGCTGGGATGTGGAAGAGTTATTTTCCAAAGGAAGATCCTATAAGTTTCAACACTTGGTTTTTCTTTGGGTTTCCTTTAGCTTTGGTGATATTCTTAGCATTGTGGGTTATTCTATGTTGTTGTTTTTACTCAAGAGGTTCAAAACAAATACTCTCTGCTTATTTGGATAAAACTCACATCAAGAGAGAGCTTCAAATGTTAGGTATgccttcttcctctttttctttttttcttattatttataCATTTTTCTGGTAGTTGCAATTAGAGCTATTAATTCTAATCCAGCTCATACTATATTTATATCGAACTTGTAAGACAAATTGCAAATTCAATCCGTTTTATGTATGGATTTGTGCGGGCTCCAATTGGGCCCAAACCAATTATcaaataaacacatataaatCCCAACTTATAAATGATGGGCTTGGGTTTGGGTGGGCTGGACAAATCGAGTTGCCACCGTACATTTGAAATGAGATACTTTTGGAATTAATATTTGGGTTAGTTACATAAAACTCATATTTATTAAGAAATAATACAAAATTCTCAAAGTGGTAATATTTATTCCTCTTTTGACAGACACTTCAAATCCTATACTCACTATGTCATTAACGATACAACTCTTGCATTTGGttggttttattttattttattattttttttttttagaaaagttgGTTTTATCTATTACAATAATTTTAGATAAAAAACTGTATatccataaaaataaattcagcCACCAGTCATCtctacttttttattttgatgaaACTTCTTTATTGATATGGGtggaaaataataatataatttaaatttaaataatcatatttttttttacttggataaccatattttttagaaGGGATAATCATATTAATATCCagcaattttaacattattgaGGTTTGTATATGTACACAAAAGGCTCTTTTtacagtaattttttttttgaaaaaactaatattttattattattattatgactCTAACATATACTGATTTTCTTCAGATTTAACTAATagacttattttcataaaaaaaaaacttttgatTTTGCAATTGTATAAACCAATATCATATCCTAATCATTAATTATGTAAAACCCATCACTTAATccatgaaagaaagaaaaaacgtGATAagataatgaaaaaaaaaactgtaaaaagAAAATGGGCATAACTGCTGTATTTGACaaagttaaaataaatattagggtttttgataaaataattaaaatgaaattatggaatgacataataaaaaaaaatcacataccaAACTGTAAAATTATTATCAAACATGATGTTTGATGTAATTTCCTCTTAATATTTTGGCCAAGATAAACAAACAAAAAGTATATATGTattaatttagtatttattAATAGTAAATTTTGAAAATGTGCAGGTCCAATGGTTTTTGCTGAAAAGATGATTTTAGCAATATTTGGAGTGAGTCCCTTGGATTGACACTAATTAAGTTATTGTAATTATACATTTAAATAGTAGTttataatttgtaattaattgATGCATATATACAGGTTCTAATAGCTCTGTGGATGACAAGAAGCATCACAGATGACATTCCTGGCTGGGGAGCTATCTTCCATGGACGTGCCGGTGATGGAACTGTTAGTgtaagtatatatataatatttattttacttttttttttaatttttatagtgctaatatatatatatatatattatttcctCCATTCTTAATTATATATTGTGCTAACATTTGTTTGGTTGTACATATATATGTAGGTTATGATGGCAACATTTTTGTTCATAATTCCaaacaagaagaaaaagggagagAAATTGATGGACTGGAACAAGTGCAAAAAGCTACCATGGCACATAATATTATTACTAGGAGCAGGTTTTGCAATAGCAGATGGAGTAAGATCAAGTGGATTAGCAGATGTTTTATcaaaaggattagatttccTAGAAGAAGCTCCATATTTAGGAATTGCACCTCTTGTATGTTTAATAAGTGCAATTATGACTGAATTCATCACATCAAACAATGCAACAACTACACTTTTAGTCCCTCTACTTATCCAAATTGCACAAACTATGAATCTTCACCCTCTCTATCTCATGATACCTGGAGCTATTGGTTCACAATTTGCATACTTGCTTCCAACTTCTACACCTTCTAATATTGTTGGATTCACAACAGGACATCTTGAGATTAAGGATATGATTAAGGTTGGATTGCCTCTTAAGGTTGTTAGTATTTTAGCTCTCACTTTTCTCATGCCTACACTTGGTAACTACTCTCTCCAATTTCATTTTAATTACTTTTAATTTATGCTTCTAATTTTGTTAATAATGCATAATTTATGTTAATGATTATGCAGGGGCTTTTGTTTTTGGAACAAGCCGAAATGTTGTTTCAATATAGAGTTATGTCATCTCCGATTCAAGACTAAGAAAAGTCTGAAAGTTACCAAGAGGTTTATATATCACTTCATGTCGTATAAGGATTTCAACAGTAGTAGAAGTGAGAATCAAACTCAAGTCTGAGTCTCGTTACTTGAGATGTTGATCATATTGTACGTATATGCAAATGTAAAATTATTTTTCCAAGTAGTgcaatatttaattaaaaaatgtttATATTGGTTTATATTTGACGCCTTTGATAACCTCAAAAatcatttaatttaataatttaaacagTTATTTACATTAAGTATATTTGATAACCGTAATTATTTAATcacttaaaatatttaattaagttaaaaatcacttattttacTAATATTAAGAGATTCTTACTCTTTGGTAAGAATTACTAAACAAAGCAGGCTTTCAAGGAGACTATTCAATCAGAAATGAAAGACTAATCTTGCAGTGTGCTGCCTAGCAAAGTACTAGTCTtagcttaaaattttaagttgaacattatcaattaataattttatattttctgtaCTTTTCTAACAATATTGAATACTTATTTTTAGtatatcatttaatactttcatcatttataatattcaacacttaaaatttatataacactTAAATTTtaatagttattttttttagttatgtCAAAAGCATCTTATCTTATAGTTGGGGAAAAAAAATGTTGCTAGAAATTTGtagaaaatataaaatccaATGCATAGGAACTATAGTTTATTAtgcaaattataaatttatgacTAAATATTGTTTTGAAAAACATAcgattaaatattttagataccttatttatttattaataaattttagatatCTTTATTATAAATCAAGAGAAATTTGGTAAATATTATTCAAATGGCAatattttctctctaaaaaggTTATCAAAACCATGAGTTTTAAAATCAGATTGGACATCAAACTGGTGTGATAAAGGGTTTAAGGGGGTAATAAGTTCAATCGGTTGACTCAGACTGATTGAACTAGAcgttataaataatatatatatataaattctaatAAAGTCTATATTCTCCTCTTCATAAATTGTTTACACAAATGTCTTGCTGTATCACAAGTAGAATTAGGTATGGACTTCAAAATTAACAATTCATCCCAATATTTTGTTCAATAATGTAAAATAGTTATCTGCagataaataaaaacaaaaacaacactCAGTGGGAAACTCAATGTCCAATCATGGAAATCGATTATAAGGATACTTGCAGAAAAATCACCAGAGCATCAATTTGACAAATTAATCACTAAAATATGGTAATATAACATGTCTAGTGCTACTTTAAGAAAGATAAATTCAGACCAAGCCACATTTTAGAAAATACCAGGCAAGAGGAGAAAATACCAAGCAGATGGAGTGACACTGCGGTGGTCGGTTTTGAAGTCGCCGGGCAGggaaagaggaagaggaagacgaGCAGCATCAGAATGAAAACCCCAAATTTCTAGGGTTCGATCAAGTTTGGTGCagggaaagaaagaaaaacgtATAGAGAATGTGAAGTGATttggattttgtttttttttaatttgggtcTACTAACATTAAAGTGAGTCTGTTAAAATTGGGTAAGTTAACATTGGATCCTCAAAGatttatctttttataaattatttcagtagtaattttttttcaaaaccgGGCGTGGAACCGCATCACCGGATTGATCCCGGTTTGCCGGTTTCACCCGGTTCTTATGAGGTCACTAGTTACAAAATACACTAACCGGACTAAAtgtctggtcagcttcaggttgAACCGGTTCAACTGACTCTTCCGATTCGGTATTCAAAACCatgatcaaaacttaaaaatcTACGGGGGCATGATTTTAACATCATATTTGTCTCTCAATTAGCATACCATACTTGTCAATAATCAagcattctaaaaaaaaaaaaaaatctaacagtTTGATCTCAAAAATTATTTCCAGTCTAGCCTTAACTAGAAATTAAATtcctaaaaggaaaaaaaatacaatacacTATTCAAAAAATCTCGTGTGATATACagattataaaatattattattattattaaataataatataattatatttatgaatatAACACTGAAGATCAGCAAAATATTCAGAGAACTGAAACACAGAACATCACACACAAAATGCAGAGTCTGCCTTAACTAGTTGTTAGCATCAATTCAAACTCAAAGTATCTCAACAGCCAGCAACCATCCGATCAAATGAAGGATCATACGTTTGCTAATCATTCCTGCATAGAAAGCAATAAAGGAGTTAGAAATCATTTATTCAATCTTTAGCAAAATACCCCTGAAACTTACAGAGGTTTACCCCTACTTTAGCTTTTGATTTCTATAAATAAAGCATACATTGATTCAATGTTTCAAGCTAATGGAGGGTTCGTCACTCCAGGAGTCATGAATGCAGAAAAGTCTGCCATGAATCCCATGATCTCTCCTCATTGGAGAAAATGTGGTATCCTAGTGGAGAGATGTTCACTTACAGCCATATTCACATGCATCTTAATGagcaaatgaatttggtcattcacaattcgatctaggcttattaaatttaagtcttaggatgctttgaatctccaccataggattctaataagtctaGGTCTAATGGCGAATGATCAAATACTACATGGTATTTcgaaaaaaaaatactacatggtcattaaggtccatgggATCAAAACTGTGTTCACTTAAACTTGAATTTGGGCACATACTGCTAGATCCAAGAAACACATCTCCAAGTCATGCAATTGCTGGGAGATGATTGTGAGTTTGGTCCGATGCTACAAGTCTCTCTGCCAGTTCTCCAAATATCGCAATTATCTGATCTCCTACCTCTTGACTCATGCGAGTCCCCACGACCGCTCCAACTTCATTCATGAATGTACATGAAGAGGCATCATGTAAATTTTCCATTAGGACGGTATCAGAAATAGGGATGGTTGAGATCCCTATAGTGGGTATAACAGTAATCCAAGTAGTGGGGGATTTAGTAGTTGATCAGATGACATCTTTGTTTGTGGTGAAACTCTATTTTACTCAGAGTTCCACGCTCACTGCACCATTTGATAATTGTGTAAATTTTCTTAACCAAAATCTCTTCCCTGTGAGGTGTCGTTGGGATCGATGAGGGatactctgatgccaaagtcagtatattgTTTgagaataataagaataattgaCAGGAGCTTTAGAAGAATTAGTGAGCATACCCAAAATACCTTGGagttggggtatttatataggtttttatAACCTTCTATCATTAATGAAGCTATAATCGAACAGTTATATCACTAAtgcctttaacaactattgAGTGTCATTTAAGTATATCAATTACTATCTTTAACGACATTAATAGTAGTGTCCCTTAGTTTCTTCTAAAACTGTTTAGAAAGGACACGATGATAGATGTAGGTTGAATGAGATGAGATGACAGTTCATTCTCATTCAACTTCCTTTGCCATATCTTACTTGGACGACGTATCTTATTTCATTTCATGTGGCGTGACATAATACTGGAGATCCTTTCTCTTCCTTTATTATTACGCTTTTTCCCCAGGAATAATATTCAAATGTTATTAGATATGAAGTCTGACAGTGATTTAGAGATGATGTTATGCTGTTTGATTAATTGAATAATACAACTAGGGTTAggatttgagaagtctataaatagacccatCCCCTAGGAATTTCGATCAACACACATTTCAGAGGCTGAGGAATTGTTCCAAAATCATCCCGTCTAAATTACTCTCTtctttactctctctttgatctcgtgttgATTCCTTTAgaggtgttgagcgatttccgcaagtgcacggtttcgcttgtagtaataaaaagatatcgatcccacagggaacgtttttcaataaaaacttatttatgtgtagattaaatacgacttaaggtttatataaatagataatcgttatttgaaattggttttgaaattgatagaataagaattagattagaatatgtagaatgttagaaatcaattctgtttagAGAATGAATTataaaacagaaacgtttagtgcttagaaaaagagaataaatgtattcgtttgcattaagtaaagaaaacaactttaaactttgtataaattatgaaaatgtaataaggtaaattccttcaattagagggctttgaactgcagacaatcctcctacggtcgggttagattgctaccttaaccaaattagtaCTTATTTGTATAAGAATTAATTTgccaagtgttcaacaaagtttccttgtaaagatatcgAATTCAACtacatattaatgaaaacaccagaactcacttcggatcaattacagaagtgctacataaaaatctattgaattgcataaactttattagatgaagtataaactggatacaagtttacagagaacagaaAGCATGAAAGCATTCAAAATGACATTCAAGTTccaggttgtcaatcctttcctcaaacctcgttagagtttgtcaggctccggggtcgaatccgctacttaatcttctcgctgaatcttcggaatagagacgggtacttctactaccaaaatgtaaactaatatgaacaaatcttaatctaaatctaaatgctactgtgtttgtaattatttgataaacaatgtgtgtacatcatattgctttttacaaaatcgaacttctaactctgaactGCTtaactcagaatttctgcattaattctgtactaaatcttCTCTTCAATAATATCATATCAattctgaaatcaactctttatttatagatgttgaggaGTCGAGTCTAAAGAATGTgtctgctgcgaagagacgttcttATCCAATAGAACGGACGCGTATCTTTGAAAACGAACAAGTGTATATTAGGCTGcctgaaaatctgaacttaccgagaatataaattctcggccgagaatggagAAACAGTTTTTTTAGCCTTCGAACGAAAgggggaagtatctgggcgacgcgtgtcgtgaccgagaatggaggattctcggtcgcggcacGGGTGATTATTCTCCGTTTCTGACCTTGTCCTCGTCCTCGTTTCGATgtgtttgattttcgtcgtctttgactccttttatagggtttttccttcgtttttgacctcttttcgttcctatttggattttaccaaatatttaggtaccttgcatgaaagaaacatattcggacgtaaaagtactctaaatagatataaatagcacgatttcatagcaaaactgatgtaaatgtaaatgatattttaggtatattttggactTAACAAGAGGCAATCAATtttgattgctattcattggtcGATTACTAATCACTTTTCTTTTATGTTGTGATTATTGTTCGTGATACacagattaagagttgtgggcatttcgtttgcaactgtagatagttcgtaagaaaatatatttcgttctatccctctttgtatgaaataacgattaactgATCTTGGAAaatggaaatagataaaatagacaAAGTTTTACTATTTCGTTGTGcctagacttgtctattttccttcaattttGTTACTAACCAAACAAAAATGAGGTTGTTACTAACCATTATGGATGCTCTAAGTGATGATAAGATTTGAGGGATTTTACttagaggtggcaaaatgacacacgacccgattacacgacacgaacacaaCGCaaatttttagtgttagtgttgagcttaataggtaatggatcatttttgggttgacacgaaactgacacactaatttttgggttgggttagtgttgatatctgaacccgaaaacgacacgaaatgacacagatattgaaaattattattatattctctcgtattttttatgtcactttattaataaagataataaaattataattattaattgcaaatattga is drawn from Euphorbia lathyris chromosome 9, ddEupLath1.1, whole genome shotgun sequence and contains these coding sequences:
- the LOC136205745 gene encoding tonoplast dicarboxylate transporter — its product is MDTSDPKRPLLLSLEEPPEPPGSTVTLSSFIKSLVTPGNFYIAFGPLLCGMICLLVKVEGPASGRNMLGILGWMFSWWITEAVPMPITSITPLFLFPMMGIASADEVAKSYMDDVISLVLGSFILVLAVEHYNIHKRLALNITHLFCGDPLSPPLLLLGICATTAFVSMWMHNVAAAVMMMPVATGILQRLPAGPEHIENKEVTNFCKAVVLGVTYSAAIGGMSTLTGTGVNLILAGMWKSYFPKEDPISFNTWFFFGFPLALVIFLALWVILCCCFYSRGSKQILSAYLDKTHIKRELQMLGPMVFAEKMILAIFGVLIALWMTRSITDDIPGWGAIFHGRAGDGTVSVMMATFLFIIPNKKKKGEKLMDWNKCKKLPWHIILLLGAGFAIADGVRSSGLADVLSKGLDFLEEAPYLGIAPLVCLISAIMTEFITSNNATTTLLVPLLIQIAQTMNLHPLYLMIPGAIGSQFAYLLPTSTPSNIVGFTTGHLEIKDMIKVGLPLKVVSILALTFLMPTLGAFVFGTSRNVVSI